The proteins below come from a single Verrucomicrobiota bacterium genomic window:
- a CDS encoding HAD-IIIA family hydrolase, protein MKLAVFIERDGVLNHVRSERQVQITPLSLSEFHLKLDAVLPLRRLQAAGFVVLATTNQPGLSRGYQSRRDLDLMHELMRGKLGLDGILVCPHDETDRCPCRKPKPGLLTEAAFTWHFDLDHSFVISDKWLDADAARQVGCTSLMIRSQWIGQVHHDFVVPSLEAAVEKLLHLHTQQFMLTH, encoded by the coding sequence ATGAAACTGGCTGTGTTTATCGAGCGTGATGGCGTTCTGAATCATGTGCGTTCTGAAAGGCAGGTTCAGATCACGCCGTTAAGTTTGTCTGAGTTCCATTTAAAACTGGACGCCGTGCTTCCTTTGCGTCGCCTGCAAGCGGCAGGGTTTGTTGTGCTGGCCACGACCAACCAGCCGGGGTTGTCGCGCGGTTACCAATCCAGGCGCGATCTGGATTTGATGCATGAGCTAATGCGCGGGAAGTTGGGCTTGGATGGCATCCTGGTTTGTCCGCACGACGAAACCGACCGCTGTCCCTGCCGAAAACCAAAACCTGGCCTGCTTACCGAAGCGGCCTTCACCTGGCATTTCGATCTCGACCACTCTTTTGTGATCAGTGACAAATGGCTGGATGCTGACGCCGCCCGGCAAGTGGGATGCACCTCGCTGATGATTCGATCCCAGTGGATTGGGCAGGTGCATCACGACTTTGTCGTGCCAAGTTTGGAAGCGGCGGTGGAGAAACTCCTTCACCTGCACACGCAACAATTCATGCTGACGCATTGA